The Salegentibacter mishustinae genome includes a window with the following:
- a CDS encoding DUF6090 family protein, which yields MKIFRNIRQRLLTKNKYSKYFLYAIGEIVLLVIGILIALQINNWNQTRKDNLALNEYLGKIKVHTLEDLRILDTLSKYRTQTATQCKKARIRILDKTEDEDLLLLMSCGVAFADYYFKPNTGGYEALKNSAYFGKINNTPLDSLLINYHSIIEDIAENEKSYNDYVVNQETYLSTQFDTSLILASAFLPQDSLKIRATPQSEYYQVFSEYTASAPYRNVISLAAFQLETMVYQYSQLKKVGQGVLNEIDAQTKD from the coding sequence ATGAAAATCTTTAGAAATATTCGCCAAAGACTACTTACAAAAAATAAGTATAGCAAGTATTTTCTTTATGCGATTGGCGAAATAGTACTTCTTGTTATTGGGATCTTAATTGCCTTACAAATCAACAATTGGAACCAGACCAGGAAAGATAACCTGGCCTTAAATGAGTATTTAGGCAAAATAAAAGTTCATACCTTGGAAGATCTGCGCATTCTAGATACATTATCTAAGTATAGAACACAAACAGCCACACAATGTAAAAAGGCTCGAATACGCATATTAGATAAAACAGAAGATGAGGACTTACTTTTATTGATGTCTTGCGGCGTTGCCTTTGCAGATTATTACTTCAAACCTAATACCGGCGGATATGAAGCATTAAAAAATTCAGCCTATTTTGGAAAGATCAATAATACCCCTTTAGATTCTCTTTTGATCAACTACCACAGTATTATAGAGGACATAGCGGAGAATGAAAAAAGTTATAACGACTACGTAGTAAATCAGGAGACCTATCTTTCTACCCAATTCGATACCTCTTTAATTCTGGCTTCAGCTTTCCTTCCCCAGGACTCCCTCAAAATAAGAGCTACACCCCAATCTGAGTATTACCAGGTCTTTTCAGAATATACTGCATCTGCTCCTTACCGAAATGTTATTAGCTTAGCCGCCTTTCAGTTAGAAACTATGGTTTATCAGTATAGTCAACTAA
- a CDS encoding BfmA/BtgA family mobilization protein, with translation MKTSVAKKFRQFSRSLSKSQSMTLLSMVDFFLK, from the coding sequence ATCAAGACTTCCGTAGCCAAAAAATTTAGACAGTTCAGCAGGTCTTTATCTAAATCTCAATCAATGACACTATTATCGATGGTTGATTTTTTTTTGAAATGA
- a CDS encoding chloride channel protein, whose product MNLKQKKKLLKYLNILDHPVRFNPFVFSRAFLLWALLGLIGGVIAGVYWVGLEFLTHQLAFFNGWQVIPVMAISGLLAGLIIHFIGDPGEIHLIVNNIRFNKGKLDPKNNPSMVLSSLLCVASGGSLGPEAPLVQVTGSTGTWLGKLFRLKGEELRSLSIAGMASGFTALFGAPLGGSLFSLEILHHKHAVEYYKAIIPAFVASCFSYLVFALIIHLGLGPIWDLSAYQYSGIFDFAYAVLFAVIGAAFGWAFIFCTKFFKSLFEKKPLPIYIKTLIGGILLGIIAFYLPLTRYFGHHEINELLTGNFSLSLLFAILVFKIIAISITVTSGWRGGFIIPLFFVGTTLGIIIHHLFPSINLSLAIVSCMAAINACVTRTPMSTTILLATLTGFGHIIPILFASLTGYFLAPRIPFIGSQLGKE is encoded by the coding sequence ATGAATTTAAAACAGAAGAAAAAATTATTAAAGTATTTAAATATTTTAGACCATCCTGTCCGATTCAATCCTTTCGTTTTCAGTCGAGCTTTTTTACTATGGGCTTTACTTGGATTGATTGGTGGTGTAATAGCTGGAGTTTATTGGGTTGGACTTGAATTTCTAACTCATCAATTAGCATTTTTTAATGGTTGGCAGGTAATTCCTGTAATGGCCATTAGTGGACTTTTAGCCGGGTTGATAATTCATTTCATAGGAGACCCAGGAGAAATACATTTGATTGTAAATAATATTCGATTTAATAAGGGAAAACTTGACCCAAAAAATAATCCTTCAATGGTGCTTTCCTCCCTTTTGTGTGTTGCATCAGGTGGAAGTCTGGGACCAGAAGCACCTTTGGTACAAGTTACAGGGTCAACAGGTACCTGGTTAGGAAAATTATTTCGGCTCAAGGGCGAAGAACTAAGGTCTTTAAGTATCGCAGGAATGGCTTCAGGGTTTACTGCTTTATTTGGAGCACCTTTAGGCGGTAGTTTATTTTCTTTAGAAATACTTCATCACAAGCACGCAGTAGAATATTACAAAGCCATAATTCCTGCATTTGTAGCAAGTTGTTTTAGTTATTTGGTTTTTGCCTTAATTATTCATTTGGGTCTTGGTCCTATTTGGGATCTATCTGCTTATCAATACTCAGGAATTTTTGATTTCGCTTATGCAGTTTTATTCGCAGTAATTGGGGCTGCTTTTGGATGGGCGTTTATTTTTTGCACCAAATTTTTCAAATCACTTTTTGAAAAAAAACCACTTCCTATCTATATCAAAACATTAATTGGCGGGATCTTACTTGGTATCATAGCCTTTTATTTACCACTAACAAGATACTTTGGACATCATGAGATCAACGAGTTACTTACAGGAAATTTCTCATTAAGTTTATTGTTTGCAATTTTAGTTTTTAAGATCATAGCTATTTCAATAACCGTTACCTCGGGATGGAGAGGTGGATTCATTATTCCACTATTTTTTGTTGGTACAACTTTAGGAATAATTATCCATCATCTATTTCCGTCTATTAACCTGTCTTTAGCGATTGTAAGTTGTATGGCGGCAATAAATGCTTGTGTAACTCGAACACCAATGAGTACAACCATTTTACTGGCTACCTTAACAGGCTTTGGTCATATTATCCCAATCTTATTTGCAAGTCTCACAGGTTATTTTTTAGCTCCTAGAATACCTTTTATAGGTTCACAATTGGGAAAGGAGTAA
- a CDS encoding helix-turn-helix domain-containing protein yields MPKEIITTDDLMNFKLELFEELKKLLREHSTGIHKRYLKSSEVRKLLDISWGTLQNIRINGNLPYTKIGGTVFYDWEDVQRLMEKYKIDNSD; encoded by the coding sequence ATGCCAAAAGAAATAATTACCACCGATGATCTAATGAATTTTAAGCTAGAGTTATTTGAGGAGCTTAAAAAATTACTGAGAGAGCATTCAACCGGAATCCATAAAAGGTATTTGAAATCTTCTGAAGTGAGAAAACTGCTAGATATTAGTTGGGGAACTTTACAGAATATCCGAATAAATGGGAATCTTCCTTACACAAAAATAGGGGGTACCGTCTTTTATGACTGGGAAGACGTGCAACGATTAATGGAGAAGTATAAGATAGATAACAGTGATTAA
- the katG gene encoding catalase/peroxidase HPI yields MKNMDNPENLAQCPFRGTRVGGAMGKSPQLDDWWPNRLQVELLHQEQPVANPLSDENYKEAFNKIDLQELKKDIKAMLVDSKDWWPADYNNYGPQMIRMAWHSAGTYRIADGRGGAGQALQRFGPINSWWDNGNIDKSRRLLWPIKQKYGASLSWADLIVLTGNCALEIMNFPTFGFGGGRRDAWEPDRSTYWGPEFWNGKPFKESKVGEYYDGHPEEMVTQNLRWKGEPSDPNRDLENPLAATHQALIYVNPEGPGGNGEPKDSAMAIRESFKRMAMNDEETVALIAGGHAFGKSHGMASADKIGPAPEAAPMQAMGMGWQNSEGTGFGKYTMTNGIEGSWTPDPTSWDNNYLINLFKFEWEKTESPAGAIQWTPKDPNAPKTPDAHEEGKMNDLMMMTSDIALKVDPAYNEICQKFLNDFEYFTNAFSKAWYKLTHRDMGPKDRYLGPEVPEEDLIWQDPVPKRDFDLIEEAEITSLKQNILDSGLSVSALVSAAWSSAAIYRDSDKRGGANGARIALEPQNNWDLNRPDELNKVLSTLRSIKDDFNGNQSGNKRVSLADLVVLGGCAAIEKASKDGGFDVNVPFTPGRTDAIAEQTDVESFDWLKPVSDGFKNYHNDKVGYNIPAERIFLDRAQLLTLNAPEWTVLTAGLRVLDQNFDHSKHGVFTDRPGTLSTDFFKVLLSMDYEWVPQNDREMLFDIRDRETGNIKYTATRCDLIFGSNAQLRNIAEVYGADDGKERFIKDFVKAWDKVMMLDRYDVKDD; encoded by the coding sequence ATGAAAAACATGGATAATCCAGAAAACCTGGCTCAGTGTCCTTTTAGAGGAACCAGAGTTGGCGGAGCGATGGGAAAATCACCGCAACTTGACGACTGGTGGCCTAACCGATTACAGGTAGAGTTACTTCACCAGGAACAACCGGTAGCAAACCCGTTGAGCGATGAAAATTATAAGGAAGCTTTCAATAAAATTGATCTTCAGGAATTAAAGAAAGATATAAAAGCAATGCTGGTGGACTCCAAAGACTGGTGGCCGGCAGATTATAATAACTATGGCCCTCAAATGATTCGAATGGCCTGGCATTCTGCCGGGACTTATCGTATTGCAGATGGTCGTGGAGGAGCAGGGCAGGCACTGCAACGTTTCGGTCCTATTAATTCCTGGTGGGACAACGGAAATATCGATAAATCCAGAAGACTACTTTGGCCTATAAAACAAAAATACGGAGCTTCTCTTTCCTGGGCAGATCTTATTGTACTTACCGGAAACTGTGCTTTGGAGATCATGAATTTCCCAACATTCGGTTTTGGAGGTGGGCGTCGTGATGCCTGGGAGCCCGATCGCAGCACTTATTGGGGACCTGAATTCTGGAACGGTAAGCCTTTTAAAGAATCTAAAGTTGGGGAGTATTATGACGGGCACCCTGAGGAGATGGTAACCCAGAATTTACGCTGGAAAGGAGAACCATCAGATCCGAACCGTGACCTGGAGAACCCATTGGCCGCAACACACCAGGCTCTGATCTATGTAAATCCTGAAGGTCCCGGCGGAAACGGCGAACCTAAGGACTCTGCAATGGCCATTCGTGAATCTTTTAAGCGTATGGCGATGAACGATGAGGAAACCGTTGCATTGATCGCAGGTGGACATGCCTTCGGAAAAAGCCATGGAATGGCGAGCGCAGATAAAATTGGTCCTGCTCCAGAAGCAGCACCAATGCAGGCTATGGGTATGGGCTGGCAAAATTCTGAAGGAACCGGCTTTGGAAAATACACCATGACCAACGGAATTGAAGGTTCCTGGACGCCCGACCCTACAAGCTGGGATAATAATTACCTCATAAATCTTTTCAAATTTGAATGGGAAAAGACTGAAAGTCCTGCCGGAGCAATTCAATGGACTCCCAAGGATCCAAATGCTCCCAAAACACCGGATGCTCATGAGGAAGGAAAGATGAACGACTTGATGATGATGACCTCAGATATTGCTCTAAAAGTAGATCCTGCTTATAATGAAATCTGTCAAAAATTCCTGAATGACTTTGAGTATTTCACCAACGCCTTTTCAAAAGCCTGGTATAAATTGACTCATAGAGACATGGGTCCAAAAGATCGTTACCTGGGGCCGGAAGTTCCAGAAGAGGATTTAATATGGCAGGATCCGGTACCAAAAAGAGATTTCGATCTTATTGAGGAAGCAGAAATCACCAGCCTAAAACAAAATATTCTGGACAGCGGCCTCTCGGTTTCGGCATTGGTTTCAGCAGCCTGGTCTTCTGCAGCTATTTATCGTGATTCAGATAAGCGTGGAGGAGCCAATGGTGCTCGTATCGCGTTGGAGCCACAAAATAATTGGGATCTAAACAGACCTGATGAACTCAATAAAGTTTTGTCAACGCTAAGATCGATCAAAGATGATTTCAACGGAAACCAGTCTGGAAACAAAAGGGTTTCCCTGGCAGACCTTGTAGTGCTTGGCGGTTGTGCAGCTATCGAAAAGGCATCCAAAGATGGTGGCTTCGACGTAAATGTACCTTTTACTCCAGGCCGTACAGATGCCATTGCAGAGCAGACCGACGTGGAAAGTTTTGACTGGCTGAAACCAGTTTCAGATGGTTTTAAAAATTATCACAATGATAAAGTGGGTTACAACATACCTGCTGAAAGAATCTTCCTGGATCGCGCACAGCTACTTACGCTAAATGCACCGGAATGGACTGTTCTAACTGCCGGCCTTAGAGTTTTGGATCAAAATTTTGATCACTCCAAACACGGAGTTTTTACTGATCGTCCTGGAACTTTAAGCACCGATTTCTTCAAGGTTCTTTTAAGTATGGACTATGAATGGGTTCCTCAGAACGACAGGGAAATGCTTTTTGACATTAGAGATCGAGAGACCGGAAATATTAAATATACAGCGACCCGTTGCGACCTGATTTTTGGTTCTAATGCACAACTGCGAAATATCGCCGAAGTATACGGCGCTGATGATGGAAAAGAACGATTTATTAAAGATTTTGTGAAAGCATGGGATAAAGTGATGATGCTGGATAGATACGACGTTAAAGACGATTAA
- a CDS encoding MATE family efflux transporter, with the protein MEESSQSIPVKSPKRNLWKALLEAIKGTEVDYTTISLNRAIFLLAVPMILELVMESTFALVDIYFVGKLGASAVASVGLTETYLFLLYSIGMGLAMAVTAIIARRIGEKKGENAAESAVQSIILAILFAIPFSIAGIFYAEELLGLMGADDWTLTNGISYFQWMLGGNVVIMLLFVINAVFRGAGDAAIAMWVLGIANGINIVLDPLLIFGWGPIPSMGLEGAAIATNIGRSLGVLVQLWILFRGGKHIKVKLSQLYWNTKAMLIILKTSMGGIGQMIIGMTSWIFLMRILADIGSEAVAGATIALRIMLFCMMPAWGLSNAATTLVGQNLGAKDPQRAESSIWKIGKYNMIFLLLVSIVFFFFNERLIGYFSDTPEVIKVGGKWLEILSYSFFIYGWWMVTTQAFNGSGDTTTPTKINFVFFWLIQIPLAYFLAINQDWGYSGVFWAVFFSETSAAIFTLWLFTRGKWKTQKV; encoded by the coding sequence ATGGAAGAAAGTTCTCAATCAATACCGGTAAAGTCGCCTAAAAGGAATTTGTGGAAAGCACTTTTAGAAGCTATTAAAGGTACAGAGGTCGATTATACTACAATCAGTCTGAATCGTGCTATATTTCTTTTAGCCGTTCCTATGATTCTTGAACTGGTTATGGAATCAACCTTTGCACTGGTTGACATTTATTTTGTTGGTAAGCTGGGAGCCTCAGCTGTGGCCTCTGTAGGTCTTACTGAAACCTATTTGTTTCTGTTATATTCTATTGGAATGGGACTCGCTATGGCAGTAACAGCAATCATTGCCAGGCGAATTGGTGAGAAGAAAGGAGAAAATGCAGCTGAATCTGCCGTGCAATCCATCATCCTTGCCATTCTATTCGCTATACCATTTTCCATAGCGGGGATTTTTTATGCTGAAGAACTTTTAGGCCTAATGGGAGCAGACGATTGGACTCTTACTAATGGCATTTCCTATTTTCAATGGATGTTAGGAGGGAATGTAGTAATAATGTTGCTATTTGTTATTAATGCGGTTTTTCGCGGGGCGGGAGATGCAGCTATAGCCATGTGGGTATTGGGAATCGCCAATGGAATAAATATCGTTCTGGATCCTTTGCTGATCTTTGGATGGGGACCAATTCCTTCTATGGGATTGGAAGGTGCAGCCATCGCAACCAATATTGGTCGCAGCCTGGGGGTACTCGTGCAGCTATGGATATTATTCCGAGGAGGAAAACACATTAAGGTGAAACTTTCACAATTGTATTGGAATACCAAAGCTATGCTCATTATTTTAAAAACATCAATGGGCGGCATAGGTCAAATGATCATAGGGATGACTTCCTGGATATTTTTAATGCGGATCCTGGCAGATATAGGAAGCGAAGCTGTGGCAGGAGCCACCATTGCACTTAGAATAATGTTATTTTGTATGATGCCTGCCTGGGGACTTTCTAATGCAGCCACTACCCTTGTAGGTCAAAACCTGGGCGCGAAAGATCCTCAACGAGCAGAATCCAGCATCTGGAAAATCGGTAAATATAATATGATCTTCTTGCTCCTGGTGTCAATTGTATTCTTCTTCTTTAATGAAAGGCTTATTGGATATTTTTCAGATACTCCCGAAGTAATTAAAGTAGGAGGAAAATGGTTGGAGATCCTTTCCTATTCCTTTTTCATTTATGGTTGGTGGATGGTAACCACCCAGGCATTTAATGGCTCTGGAGATACCACCACTCCAACAAAAATTAATTTTGTGTTTTTTTGGTTGATCCAGATTCCACTGGCTTATTTCCTCGCAATAAATCAGGATTGGGGATACTCTGGTGTATTTTGGGCTGTGTTTTTTTCAGAAACAAGCGCGGCTATCTTTACACTTTGGCTTTTTACCCGGGGAAAATGGAAAACTCAAAAAGTATAA
- a CDS encoding ATP synthase subunit B family protein — translation MSRSKRKTPILTNGKAPSEKDEKQKANRKLRRIVKEKLAVLEEELPQKKEVSDRWNWEKDGKSYRADLTKKEKTK, via the coding sequence GTGAGTAGATCTAAACGCAAAACGCCAATTCTTACCAATGGTAAGGCTCCGTCTGAAAAAGATGAAAAGCAAAAAGCCAATCGCAAATTACGAAGAATCGTAAAAGAAAAATTAGCAGTTTTAGAAGAAGAGCTTCCGCAGAAAAAAGAAGTTTCCGATCGCTGGAATTGGGAAAAAGACGGTAAATCTTACCGAGCAGATCTAACCAAGAAAGAAAAAACCAAGTAA
- a CDS encoding YqiA/YcfP family alpha/beta fold hydrolase encodes MNILYLHGLHSKLSDEKREVLKQYGQVLAPDIDYSEKHFQPDLILKEFPNTEFNVVMGSSMGALNAYAISEIVGRSALLFNPPLIKYEERGASHKFTHGLSSKHILLGGSDDVVDAAKTLNFLGQNLQKSELNIKVLPELGHRIPIDVFTDQVKEFFKDVCA; translated from the coding sequence ATGAATATACTTTACCTCCACGGACTCCATAGTAAATTAAGTGACGAAAAAAGAGAAGTACTGAAACAATACGGCCAGGTTTTAGCACCTGATATAGATTATTCAGAAAAACATTTTCAACCCGATCTTATCCTAAAGGAATTCCCGAATACAGAATTCAATGTGGTAATGGGAAGTAGTATGGGTGCGTTAAATGCCTATGCTATTTCAGAAATCGTAGGCCGGTCGGCTTTATTGTTTAATCCGCCTTTAATTAAATATGAGGAAAGAGGAGCCAGCCATAAATTCACCCACGGATTATCCTCAAAACATATTTTACTGGGTGGAAGTGATGATGTAGTAGATGCCGCTAAAACCCTAAACTTTTTAGGACAAAACCTGCAAAAATCAGAACTGAATATCAAAGTTCTACCGGAATTAGGTCATCGTATCCCTATAGATGTTTTCACTGATCAGGTTAAAGAATTCTTTAAAGATGTTTGTGCTTAA
- a CDS encoding helix-turn-helix transcriptional regulator, with product MSLRQTIKRHYKIISLLRLRPMSYEDVQDEMADDPCSVEEKLLTSQRTFQRDLEDIESIHNIVIKCNRSTNKYYINEDVEETHSQRLRENFDLLNAIRLSKSFGNQLIFEERKPLGTHHLAGLLHASQNFLEVKFEYHKFWDTSISNRRVKPIALKEARNRWYLIAEDTKDDIIKNFSLDRIKNLEITKDKFKPIEYQAYEEFKDSFGIINGTNEEPLKVILSFTPREGRYVESLPLHHSQQLILSNEEEIRFSYFIRPTYDFRMEILSYGDQIKVIEPESLKSEIKKELKSCLGNYE from the coding sequence ATGTCTTTACGCCAAACTATAAAACGCCATTATAAAATTATCTCTCTGCTTAGGTTACGCCCTATGAGTTATGAGGATGTTCAGGATGAAATGGCTGATGATCCCTGTTCTGTTGAGGAAAAGCTACTAACTTCTCAACGTACTTTTCAACGAGACCTGGAGGATATAGAATCTATACATAACATTGTAATAAAATGTAATCGAAGTACTAATAAATATTACATCAACGAGGATGTTGAGGAAACGCATTCTCAAAGATTACGGGAAAATTTTGACCTTTTAAATGCCATTAGACTTTCCAAGAGTTTTGGAAACCAACTTATTTTTGAGGAAAGAAAACCCCTGGGCACACATCATTTAGCGGGTTTATTACACGCCAGTCAGAATTTTTTAGAAGTAAAGTTTGAATATCACAAATTCTGGGATACATCAATTAGTAATCGCAGGGTTAAGCCTATTGCGCTTAAAGAAGCCCGGAACCGTTGGTACCTGATTGCTGAAGATACCAAAGATGATATTATTAAAAACTTTTCGCTCGATCGAATTAAAAACCTGGAAATTACCAAAGACAAGTTTAAGCCAATTGAATACCAGGCGTACGAAGAATTCAAGGATAGCTTCGGAATAATAAACGGCACAAATGAAGAGCCGCTTAAGGTTATCCTATCGTTTACCCCCAGGGAAGGCAGGTATGTAGAATCACTTCCACTACACCATAGTCAGCAGTTAATTTTGAGTAACGAGGAGGAGATCAGGTTTAGTTATTTTATTCGTCCTACCTACGATTTTAGAATGGAAATACTCTCTTATGGCGACCAAATAAAAGTAATAGAACCGGAAAGTCTAAAATCGGAAATCAAAAAAGAATTAAAGTCTTGTTTAGGCAACTATGAATAG
- a CDS encoding class I SAM-dependent methyltransferase, translated as MTKKNQLKKPWPTKDAMAQIYENNLWGGNQSEFFSGDGSHNPELINPYLETLTSFLTAFKTPPVVCDLGCGDFNIGKELVKLSKEYIAIDIVPELIAHNKKTFKTENLEFHSLDIAEDELPAADCVILRQVLQHLSNAEIKSVVEKLYDYKYVILTEHLPEGNFEPNQDIISGQGIRLKKQSGVNLLAPPFNFKAEEEKQLLAIKSTRFKGVLVTTLYKVF; from the coding sequence ATGACCAAGAAGAATCAACTAAAAAAGCCCTGGCCAACTAAAGATGCTATGGCTCAGATATATGAAAACAACCTTTGGGGCGGTAATCAATCAGAATTTTTCTCTGGAGATGGCTCGCATAATCCCGAGTTGATAAATCCATATTTAGAAACTTTGACCTCTTTTCTTACTGCTTTTAAAACTCCTCCGGTGGTTTGTGATCTGGGTTGTGGTGATTTTAATATTGGTAAAGAATTGGTTAAGCTTTCCAAAGAGTATATTGCCATAGACATAGTTCCAGAGCTTATAGCGCATAACAAGAAAACATTTAAAACAGAAAATTTAGAATTTCATTCTTTGGATATCGCAGAAGATGAATTGCCTGCCGCAGACTGTGTCATTCTAAGACAGGTTTTGCAACATTTATCGAATGCCGAAATTAAAAGTGTGGTAGAAAAGTTATATGATTATAAATATGTTATTCTAACCGAGCATTTACCGGAAGGGAACTTTGAACCCAATCAAGATATTATTTCCGGACAGGGAATCAGATTAAAAAAGCAAAGTGGTGTAAACCTTTTAGCGCCGCCATTTAATTTTAAGGCTGAGGAGGAAAAACAGTTATTAGCAATTAAGTCAACCAGATTTAAAGGAGTTCTAGTAACTACGCTTTATAAAGTATTTTAA